Proteins encoded in a region of the Gemmatimonadaceae bacterium genome:
- a CDS encoding glycoside hydrolase family 127 protein: MTHTDRRGFLQASAVTAAAVALDPRAALGASPRAAPAPANERVIAHPVALSKVRIIGGPLKRAQEADMKYLLELEPDRMMAFYRTHAGLTPKAKPYGGWDGPGRNLTGHVTGHYLSAVSLMYVATGDTRFKQRADYLVHDLAEVQKKNRDGYLSALEGGREAFAKLSHGEIKSAAFDLNGLWSPWYTLHKTFAGLRDAYRHTGNHTALEVETRFAEWARGVLTPLDDAQVARMLNTEHGGMNEVLADLAVDTGDQRWLALSRRFEHHAFTDALARHQDNLPGKHVNCQIPKLIGAAARYEYAGDARDFEIASFFWDRVAQHHRYATGGQGLDEYFGYPDQFSRRVDGRACESCCVYNMLKLTRQLFAMRPDAFYADYHERMLFNHALASFDPDGVRMSYMVPVGRAEQQEYQEMFDDFTCCMGTGMENHALHGDGIYYESPDTVWVNLFAPSTAELRNGMKVAMDSSFPDGDQTTIRLTGHAARPFALAVRRPGWAGDAFVIRVNGERVDVPTLASLRPGGAGGRDLGLDAGQLPPSSYVTIERPWKAGDTIDLKIPKSLRLEPTADDSSVAAIMWGPLVLAADLGPRRERGDKTPRPAPRALVTGGRPLDQWVTPGTNVGDFRIAKLGRSIAEPNDAAIDRALAPFYRTHGRTYSIYHDILTESEFAARVAARAAETEHERRLEQATVAFVQPGDPAAEQRFGYRSEPADRTVTRTNGRSGRGGPGWFSFDVPVESGAEQSLVVTYHNDLGLPVLANFDIEVDGSTLTHYAANRAATSFWSETYVVPPALVEGKSKVTVRFQAAADGRVAPVYGLRVIRAKTA, translated from the coding sequence ATGACACATACCGATCGACGTGGCTTCCTGCAAGCGTCCGCTGTAACGGCGGCGGCCGTGGCCCTGGATCCGCGCGCCGCGTTGGGCGCCTCGCCTCGAGCGGCGCCGGCACCGGCGAACGAGCGCGTCATCGCGCATCCCGTGGCGTTGAGCAAAGTGAGAATCATCGGTGGCCCGCTCAAGCGTGCACAGGAAGCCGACATGAAGTACCTGCTCGAGCTCGAGCCCGACCGAATGATGGCGTTCTACCGCACCCATGCGGGCCTTACGCCGAAAGCCAAGCCGTATGGCGGCTGGGATGGCCCGGGGCGCAATCTCACGGGTCACGTCACCGGTCACTATCTCTCGGCGGTCAGTTTGATGTACGTCGCCACCGGCGACACACGCTTCAAGCAGCGCGCCGACTATCTCGTCCACGACCTGGCCGAGGTGCAGAAAAAGAATCGCGATGGCTATCTGAGCGCGCTCGAGGGCGGACGCGAAGCCTTCGCGAAGCTCTCGCATGGCGAGATCAAGTCGGCCGCGTTCGACCTGAACGGGCTCTGGTCTCCCTGGTACACGCTACACAAGACGTTCGCGGGACTCCGCGACGCCTATCGCCACACGGGCAATCACACGGCGCTCGAGGTCGAGACGCGATTCGCCGAGTGGGCGCGCGGAGTCCTCACGCCGCTCGATGACGCCCAGGTTGCGCGCATGCTCAACACGGAGCACGGTGGGATGAACGAAGTGCTCGCCGATCTCGCCGTGGATACGGGCGATCAGCGTTGGCTGGCGCTCTCGCGACGCTTCGAGCACCATGCGTTCACCGATGCGCTCGCCCGTCATCAGGACAACCTTCCGGGCAAGCACGTCAACTGCCAGATCCCCAAGCTCATCGGCGCGGCGGCGCGCTACGAGTACGCCGGCGACGCCAGAGATTTCGAGATTGCCTCGTTCTTCTGGGATCGGGTTGCGCAGCACCACAGGTACGCGACGGGTGGTCAGGGGCTCGACGAGTACTTCGGTTATCCGGACCAGTTCAGCAGGCGCGTCGATGGGCGAGCCTGCGAGTCGTGCTGTGTTTATAATATGCTCAAGCTCACGCGCCAGCTCTTCGCGATGCGGCCGGACGCATTCTACGCCGACTATCACGAGCGCATGCTGTTCAACCACGCGCTCGCTTCGTTCGACCCGGATGGCGTGCGGATGTCGTACATGGTGCCCGTCGGGCGCGCCGAACAGCAGGAGTATCAGGAAATGTTCGACGACTTCACCTGTTGCATGGGTACGGGCATGGAGAATCACGCCCTCCATGGCGACGGGATCTACTACGAGTCGCCCGACACCGTGTGGGTGAACCTCTTTGCGCCATCGACGGCCGAACTGCGGAACGGGATGAAGGTTGCCATGGACAGCTCCTTCCCCGACGGTGATCAGACGACGATCCGCCTAACGGGGCACGCGGCGCGCCCGTTCGCATTGGCGGTGCGTCGTCCTGGCTGGGCTGGCGATGCCTTCGTGATTCGCGTCAACGGGGAGCGTGTCGACGTGCCGACGCTCGCGAGTCTGCGGCCCGGCGGCGCGGGCGGGCGCGACCTCGGGCTGGACGCTGGACAGCTGCCGCCCAGCTCCTACGTGACGATCGAGCGCCCTTGGAAGGCAGGGGACACCATCGACCTCAAGATTCCCAAATCGCTACGACTCGAACCGACAGCTGACGACTCGTCGGTGGCGGCGATCATGTGGGGGCCGCTCGTGCTGGCAGCCGATCTCGGACCGCGACGCGAGCGTGGAGACAAGACACCACGTCCGGCCCCGCGCGCGCTCGTCACCGGTGGACGACCGCTGGATCAGTGGGTTACGCCGGGTACGAACGTTGGCGACTTTCGAATCGCGAAGCTCGGTCGGTCAATCGCCGAACCTAACGATGCGGCGATTGACAGGGCGCTTGCGCCCTTCTATCGAACGCACGGACGAACGTACAGCATCTACCACGATATCCTCACCGAGTCGGAGTTTGCCGCGCGCGTCGCGGCACGCGCCGCCGAGACGGAGCACGAGCGTCGTCTCGAGCAGGCGACGGTGGCCTTCGTCCAGCCAGGCGATCCCGCGGCGGAACAGAGATTCGGCTATCGCAGCGAGCCCGCGGATCGGACGGTGACGCGCACGAATGGTCGGAGCGGACGAGGAGGCCCCGGCTGGTTCTCCTTCGACGTGCCGGTGGAGTCCGGCGCGGAGCAGTCGCTCGTCGTGACGTACCACAACGACCTCGGGCTTCCGGTGCTCGCAAACTTCGACATTGAGGTCGACGGTTCGACGCTCACGCACTACGCAGCAAATCGAGCAGCGACCAGTTTCTGGAGCGAGACGTACGTCGTTCCGCCGGCACTCGTCGAGGGAAAGAGCAAGGTGACGGTGCGCTTCCAGGCGGCCGCCGATGGTCGGGTCGCGCCGGTCTACGGTCTGCGCGTGATCCGAGCGAAAACTGCCTGA
- a CDS encoding PadR family transcriptional regulator yields MSADLDLLKGTLDVMILKALSWGPMHGFGVARWIRTTTDEVLQIDDSALYPALHRMEHRDLIDADWALTENKRRAKYYRLTTKGRQQLKVRVSVWDQYSTAVSKVIHATLQPS; encoded by the coding sequence ACCCTCGACGTCATGATCCTCAAGGCCCTGTCATGGGGGCCGATGCACGGCTTCGGCGTCGCGCGCTGGATTCGCACGACAACGGACGAGGTGCTGCAGATCGACGACAGCGCGCTCTATCCCGCACTCCACCGGATGGAGCACCGCGATCTCATCGATGCCGACTGGGCGCTCACCGAGAACAAGCGCCGCGCGAAGTACTATCGGCTCACGACGAAGGGCCGGCAGCAACTCAAGGTTCGGGTCTCGGTCTGGGATCAATACTCGACCGCGGTCTCCAAAGTCATTCACGCCACGCTCCAACCGTCGTGA
- a CDS encoding ABC transporter permease, with protein sequence MPDSAKWYRYLRFWRPNVAADVDDELAFHIDARTEELSRFGMERAAARAQALREFGDVERTRVTLRVMDEHHASVAQRLRFAADLSRDVRVACRALARTPGFVAVVGLTFALGIGVTSAIYSVVDTYMFRPLPGAHGAALVVLGRTDKDIPQPHDLSYADARDFRADTAVFADLAIYTTRIIELNTDRGAERLWVDEATANYFRVLGLPAYLGRTFLAGEDEGVMSHPTIVLTYKAWKARFAGDSSVVGRVVRVNEHPVTVIGVMPPAFHGIRPLVDIDGVVCINQVWPATVDLDNRASIGLSVFALLRHGVSLSRASEALRLDARRLERAYPATNKNVTVVAVPERYSRPSIAISSLTPALAAVFMTLVILVLLVACANVASLLLARVVVRSRELAIRAAIGASQWRLVRQILVECCVLAFVGGVGAVGVAYAAVRGLNSIHLATDIPMRWGVELDWRVILFSGVATLAAALITGIAPAAAARRRNLNDLLKSSGGNSPLGAQQRLRSMLVVGQIAVSVVVLVAAGLFARSSANASRMTLGFRSDHLLMMSTALRPQTHDNTSGRQFYDELVRRVTAVPGVRSAGIAEFVPFGYNLDVATVFPIASSVNVPANGFSYFTNVVSSEYFAAMGIPFLSGRAFAARDDENSPRVVIVNDALAKTLWPGEPAVGKRLHLDSANGSIVEIVGVVRGMQDLLPGETPRPYVFQHFGQVYRSDMTLLVHTTQQPTSLAAPVRAIVTGLDATAPVFDVRTMEDHLRNGPAFLFTRLGSAFSAVFGVLALVLASIGVYGVVSYSVAQRTREIGLRVALGARLTSVLRLVVGQGMKLAWIGTGAGVLLSLATTGVLSSILFGVAPRDPLVLAGVIASLMLIAGVACLVPAWRATRIDPLIAIRSE encoded by the coding sequence ATGCCCGATAGTGCGAAGTGGTATCGGTATCTGCGATTCTGGCGTCCGAACGTCGCTGCCGACGTGGATGACGAACTCGCCTTTCATATCGACGCACGCACCGAGGAGTTGAGCAGATTTGGAATGGAGCGAGCGGCGGCGCGGGCGCAGGCGCTCCGGGAATTCGGCGATGTGGAACGGACGCGCGTCACCCTGCGCGTGATGGACGAGCATCATGCCAGCGTCGCGCAGCGCCTGCGTTTTGCGGCGGACCTGTCGCGAGACGTCCGTGTCGCCTGCCGCGCGCTGGCGCGGACGCCGGGGTTCGTTGCCGTCGTCGGTCTCACATTCGCGTTAGGCATCGGCGTGACGAGCGCGATCTACAGCGTCGTCGACACATACATGTTTCGCCCCTTGCCCGGCGCCCACGGCGCGGCGCTGGTCGTTCTCGGCCGAACGGACAAGGACATCCCGCAGCCGCACGATCTCTCATATGCGGACGCTCGCGACTTTCGCGCCGACACCGCGGTCTTCGCCGACCTCGCGATCTACACGACGCGAATCATCGAGCTGAACACCGATCGTGGCGCCGAGCGACTGTGGGTCGACGAGGCAACGGCGAACTACTTCAGAGTGCTCGGATTGCCGGCATACCTCGGCCGAACCTTCCTCGCCGGTGAAGACGAAGGCGTCATGTCGCATCCAACGATCGTGCTCACGTACAAGGCGTGGAAGGCGCGATTTGCCGGCGACTCGTCGGTTGTGGGCCGCGTGGTTCGCGTCAACGAGCATCCAGTGACGGTTATCGGCGTGATGCCGCCGGCATTTCACGGAATTCGCCCACTCGTCGATATCGACGGCGTCGTCTGCATCAACCAGGTCTGGCCCGCGACCGTCGATCTAGACAACCGTGCATCGATCGGCTTGAGCGTGTTCGCCCTCCTACGCCATGGTGTCTCGCTGAGTCGCGCAAGCGAAGCGTTGCGTCTCGACGCGCGTCGCCTCGAGCGTGCGTATCCAGCGACGAACAAGAACGTAACCGTCGTCGCCGTGCCCGAGCGTTATTCGCGGCCGAGTATCGCGATCTCGAGCCTGACGCCGGCACTCGCGGCGGTATTCATGACGTTGGTGATTCTCGTTTTGCTCGTGGCCTGCGCAAACGTCGCGAGTCTGCTGCTCGCACGCGTCGTCGTGAGGAGTCGCGAGCTGGCGATTCGCGCTGCAATTGGTGCGAGTCAGTGGCGGCTGGTCCGCCAGATACTGGTCGAGTGCTGCGTGCTCGCGTTCGTCGGCGGAGTTGGCGCGGTTGGGGTGGCGTACGCCGCGGTGCGCGGACTAAACTCCATTCACCTGGCGACCGACATCCCGATGCGCTGGGGCGTCGAGCTCGATTGGCGAGTAATTCTGTTCAGCGGGGTCGCGACATTGGCGGCCGCTCTCATTACGGGAATCGCGCCCGCGGCGGCCGCGCGCAGACGCAATCTCAACGACCTGCTCAAGTCGAGTGGAGGGAACTCGCCGCTCGGGGCGCAGCAGCGATTGCGGTCGATGCTCGTCGTCGGTCAGATCGCCGTGTCGGTCGTGGTGCTCGTCGCCGCTGGACTCTTCGCGCGCAGCTCGGCCAATGCGAGCCGGATGACCCTGGGATTCCGATCGGATCATTTACTTATGATGTCCACGGCGCTTCGCCCGCAGACGCACGACAACACGAGCGGCCGCCAGTTCTACGACGAGCTCGTTAGGCGAGTGACGGCGGTCCCCGGCGTGCGATCCGCCGGGATCGCGGAGTTCGTCCCCTTCGGGTACAACCTCGACGTCGCCACGGTGTTTCCGATCGCATCGAGTGTGAACGTGCCAGCGAACGGATTCAGTTATTTCACCAACGTGGTGAGTAGCGAGTACTTCGCCGCGATGGGCATTCCGTTCTTGAGCGGGCGCGCATTCGCCGCTCGTGACGACGAGAATTCGCCGCGCGTCGTGATCGTGAACGACGCGCTCGCGAAGACGCTGTGGCCGGGCGAGCCGGCCGTGGGAAAGCGGCTTCATTTGGATAGCGCAAACGGTTCCATCGTCGAGATCGTCGGCGTCGTTCGAGGGATGCAGGACCTCCTGCCGGGTGAGACGCCGCGGCCGTACGTCTTCCAGCACTTTGGTCAGGTGTATCGCTCGGACATGACGCTGCTCGTGCACACGACGCAGCAGCCGACGTCGCTTGCCGCGCCGGTGCGCGCGATCGTCACCGGTCTGGACGCGACCGCACCGGTCTTCGACGTGCGCACGATGGAGGATCACCTCCGCAACGGGCCGGCGTTCCTGTTCACGCGGCTCGGGTCCGCGTTCTCGGCCGTCTTCGGCGTGCTGGCGTTGGTGCTGGCGAGTATCGGCGTCTATGGCGTCGTGTCGTATTCGGTGGCGCAGCGCACGCGCGAGATCGGGTTGCGGGTCGCGCTCGGCGCGCGCCTAACGAGCGTGCTCCGGCTCGTCGTTGGGCAGGGGATGAAGCTCGCCTGGATCGGGACGGGCGCGGGAGTCTTGCTTTCACTGGCGACGACGGGTGTGCTGTCGTCGATCTTGTTCGGCGTGGCGCCGCGCGATCCGCTGGTGCTCGCAGGCGTGATCGCGAGCCTGATGCTCATCGCGGGCGTGGCGTGTCTCGTACCTGCGTGGCGGGCGACGCGGATCGATCCGCTGATCGCGATTCGGTCGGAGTAA
- a CDS encoding amidohydrolase family protein gives MRLTVVLVALSLPLALSNVSAQRAAPVDVVIVGGRVLDPETGLDAIRAVGIKAGRIVSVTTTVPAARDTVDAKGLVVAPGFIDLHSHGQDSINYKFMAHDGVTTALELELGTYPVAPWYAERVGKSLINFGVSASHPGARRAMLDHDSTAEGADVIGATGNFVHSPIERSRLPELDRRLDGALSEGALGIGMGINYTPAATREEILGAFGVAARHHAPIFVHLRSAGLIENAGGIAGVQEVIADAAATGAPLHVVHVTSMGLSATPALLQLIDGARARGLDVTTEAYPYTAGATMLQSAIFDPGFQERMGIDYSNILWPATGERLTAETFAKYRQQGGLAVIFMIPDSAADQAYRDRDVMVASDGGFQIQNGQPIGHPRSAGTHARILGRFVRERNVISLMDAVRKMTLLPAKRLEHVDPEMKHKGRLQAGADADIVVFDPARVVDRATFEKPAQYSDGIIDVLVNGTFVVRGSNLVPGVAPGKPARGRVGSSRVAGGGGR, from the coding sequence ATGCGCCTAACTGTTGTACTTGTAGCCCTCTCGCTGCCATTAGCGCTTTCTAATGTGTCGGCCCAGCGCGCCGCGCCCGTCGACGTCGTGATCGTCGGCGGACGCGTGCTCGACCCCGAGACCGGCCTCGACGCCATTCGCGCCGTCGGCATCAAGGCCGGGCGCATCGTGTCCGTCACCACGACCGTTCCCGCCGCGCGCGATACGGTCGATGCGAAAGGCCTCGTCGTCGCGCCCGGTTTCATCGACTTGCACTCTCACGGCCAGGATTCGATCAACTACAAGTTCATGGCGCACGACGGTGTAACAACGGCGCTCGAGCTGGAGCTCGGGACGTATCCCGTCGCGCCGTGGTACGCCGAGCGCGTCGGCAAGTCGCTCATCAACTTCGGAGTCTCCGCCAGCCATCCTGGAGCGCGGCGCGCGATGCTCGACCACGATTCGACGGCCGAAGGCGCGGACGTCATCGGCGCGACCGGCAACTTCGTGCATTCCCCGATCGAGCGCTCACGCCTCCCCGAGCTCGACCGCCGTCTCGATGGCGCCCTCAGCGAAGGCGCGTTAGGCATCGGCATGGGAATCAACTATACGCCGGCGGCGACGCGCGAGGAGATTCTCGGCGCGTTCGGAGTCGCCGCGCGTCACCACGCGCCGATCTTCGTCCACCTTCGCTCGGCGGGACTGATCGAGAACGCCGGCGGGATCGCGGGCGTCCAGGAGGTCATCGCCGACGCCGCGGCGACAGGCGCGCCGCTCCACGTCGTGCACGTCACGAGCATGGGCCTGAGCGCGACGCCCGCCCTGCTGCAACTCATCGATGGCGCCCGCGCGCGCGGGCTCGACGTCACGACGGAAGCGTATCCGTACACTGCCGGCGCGACGATGCTCCAGAGCGCGATCTTCGACCCCGGCTTCCAGGAGCGGATGGGGATCGACTACAGCAATATTCTCTGGCCCGCGACCGGCGAGCGCCTAACGGCCGAGACCTTCGCCAAGTATCGCCAGCAGGGCGGCCTCGCGGTGATCTTCATGATCCCAGACAGCGCCGCCGACCAGGCATATCGCGACCGCGACGTGATGGTCGCGAGCGACGGCGGTTTCCAGATTCAGAATGGCCAGCCGATCGGCCACCCGCGCAGCGCGGGCACGCACGCGCGCATCCTCGGCCGCTTCGTGCGTGAGCGAAATGTCATCTCGCTCATGGATGCGGTGCGGAAGATGACGCTGCTCCCTGCCAAGCGACTCGAGCACGTCGATCCGGAGATGAAGCACAAGGGCCGCCTGCAGGCCGGTGCAGACGCGGACATTGTCGTCTTCGATCCTGCAAGGGTGGTCGACCGCGCGACGTTCGAGAAGCCGGCGCAGTACTCGGACGGGATCATTGACGTACTGGTGAACGGGACGTTCGTCGTGCGCGGATCGAACCTCGTTCCAGGCGTCGCGCCGGGAAAACCGGCCAGGGGGCGTGTGGGCTCGTCACGCGTTGCCGGCGGCGGCGGACGCTAA